A single window of Nicotiana tomentosiformis chromosome 1, ASM39032v3, whole genome shotgun sequence DNA harbors:
- the LOC104111436 gene encoding 5-methyltetrahydropteroyltriglutamate--homocysteine methyltransferase — protein sequence MASHIVGYPRMGPKRELKFALESFWDGKSSAEDLKKVAADLRSSIWKQMADAGIKYIPSNTFSYYDQVLDTTAMLGAVPARYNWAGGEIAFDTYFSMARGNASVPAMEMTKWFDTNYHFIVPELGPDVNFSYASHKAVDEYKEAKGLGVDTVPVLIGPVSYLLLSKPAKGVEKSFPLLSLLDKILPIYKEVIAELKAAGASWIQFDEPTLVLDLQAHQLEAFTKAYAELESSLSGLNVLTETYFADVPAEAFKTLTALKGVTAFGFDLVRGTQTLDLIKGGFPSGKYLFAGVVDGRNIWANDLAASLNLLQSLEGIVGKDKLVVSTSCSLLHTAVDLVNETKLDDEIKSWLAFAAQKVVEVNALAKALAGHKDEAFFSANAAAQASRKSSPRVTNEAVQKAAAALKGSDHRRATNVSARLDAQQKKLNLPVLPTTTIGSFPQTVELRRVRREYKAKKISEEEYVKAIKEEIKKVVDLQEELDIDVLVHGEPERNDMVEYFGEQLSGFAFTANGWVQSYGSRCVKPPIIYGDVSRPNPMTVFWSTTAQSMTKRPMKGMLTGPVTILNWSFVRNDQPRFETCYQIALAIKDEVEDLEKAGITVIQIDEAALREGLPLRKAEHTFYLNWAVHSFRITNVGIQDTTQIHTHMCYSNFNDIIHSIIDMDADVITIENSRSDEKLLSVFREGVKYGAGIGPGVYDIHSPRIPSTEEIADRVNKMLAVLDTNILWVNPDCGLKTRKYAEVKPALENMVSAAKAIRTQLASTK from the exons ATGGCATCTCACATTGTTGGATATCCCCGTATGGGCCCAAAGAGAGAGCTGAAATTTGCTCTCGAGTCTTTCTGGGATGGGAAGAGCAGCGCTGAGGACTTGAAGAAGGTGGCTGCAGACCTCAGGTCTTCCATCTGGAAACAGATGGCTGATGCTGGCATCAAGTACATCCCCAGCAACACATTCTCTTACTATGATCAGGTGCTTGACACAACTGCAATGCTCGGTGCTGTCCCAGCTAGGTACAATTGGGCCGGTGGTGAGATAGCATTTGACACTTATTTCTCCATGGCTAGAGGAAACGCCTCTGTCCCTGCTATGGAGATGACCAAGTGGTTTGACACCAACTA CCACTTCATTGTCCCTGAGTTGGGACCTGATGTTAACTTTTCTTATGCTTCTCACAAGGCAGTAGATGAGTACAAAGAGGCCAAGGGG CTTGGTGTAGACACTGTTCCAGTCCTTATTGGCCCAGTCTCATACTTGTTGCTATCCAAACCTGCTAAGGGTGTTGAGAAATCCTTCCCTCTTTTGTCACTTCTTGACAAAATCCTCCCAATCTACAA GGAAGTTATTGCGGAATTGAAGGCTGCTGGTGCTTCTTGGATTCAGTTTGATGAACCTACACTTGTGTTGGATCTCCAAGCTCACCAATTGGAAGCCTTCACTAAGGCCTATGCTGAGTTGGAATCATCTCTGTCTGGTCTTAATGTTCTCACTGAAACCTACTTTGCCGACGTCCCTGCTGAAGCATTCAAAACCCTCACTGCTTTGAAGGGAGTTACTGCCTTTGGTTTTGACTTGGTTCGTGGAACTCAGACCCTTGATTTGATCAAAGGTGGCTTCCCTTCAGGCAAGTACTTGTTTGCTGGAGTGGTTGACGGAAGGAACATCTGGGCAAATGATCTTGCCGCATCTCTTAACCTCCTGCAATCTCTTGAGGGTATTGTTGGAAAAG ACAAACTTGTTGTCTCCACATCTTGCTCACTTCTCCATACTGCTGTTGATCTTGTCAATGAGACTAAGCTAGATGATGAAATCAAGTCATGGTTGGCATTTGCTGCCCAAAAAGTTGTTGAAGTTAACGCTTTGGCCAAGGCATTAGCTGGTCACAAGGATGAG GCGTTCTTCTCTGCAAATGCTGCCGCTCAGGCTTCCAGGAAATCCTCTCCAAGAGTGACAAATGAAGCTGTCCAAAAGGCT GCTGCTGCTCTTAAGGGTTCTGACCACCGCCGTGCTACAAATGTCAGTGCTAGACTTGATGCCCAACAAAAGAAACTTAACCTCCCAGTTCTCCCAACCACCACCATTGGGTCCTTCCCTCAGACGGTGGAGCTTAGGAGAGTTCGCCGTGAATACAAGGCCAAGAA GATCTCTGAGGAAGAGTATGTTAAGGCCATCAAGGAAGAAATCAAGAAGGTTGTTGATCTCCAGGAAGAGCTCGACATCGATGTCTTGGTTCACGGAGAGCCCGAG AGGAATGATATGGTTGAATACTTCGGAGAGCAGCTTTCTGGTTTTGCCTTCACTGCTAATGGATGGGTTCAATCTTATGGATCTCGATGTGTGAAGCCACCAATTATCTATGGTGATGTGAGCCGCCCCAACCCAATGACTGTATTCTGGTCAACAACAGCTCAGAGCATGACCAAGCGCCCAATGAAGGGAATGCTTACCGGGCCAGTTACCATTCTCAACTGGTCTTTTGTCAGAAATGACCAGCCAAG ATTTGAAACTTGCTACCAGATTGCTTTGGCCATTAAGGATGAAGTGGAAGATTTGGAGAAGGCAGGCATCACTGTTATCCAAATTGATGAAGCTGCTTTGAGAGAGGGGTTGCCTCTAAGGAAGGCTGAGCACACTTTTTACTTGAACTGGGCTGTCCACTCCTTCAGAATCACCAACGTCGGCATTCAAGACACCACCCAG ATCCACACCCACATGTGCTACTCCAACTTCAATGACATTATCCACTCCATCATTGACATGGATGCTGATGTGATCACAATTGAGAACTCACGGTCCGATGAGAAGCTCCTCTCAGTTTTCAGGGAGGGAGTGAAGTATGGTGCTGGAATTGGCCCCGGTGTCTATGACATCCACTCCCCTAGAATACCATCAACGGAAGAGATTGCTGACAGAGTTAACAAGATGCTTGCTGTTCTTGACACCAACATCTTGTGGGTCAACCCAGATTGTGGTCTCAAGACTCGCAAGTACGCTGAGGTAAAGCCAGCCCTCGAGAACATGGTTTCTGCTGCCAAGGCCATCCGCACCCAACTTGCCAGCACCAAGTGA